From Bermanella sp. WJH001:
TTGGTAAACGCCGCTCTCTGGCCGTTCGTCTGCAAGATGGCACTGGCACCATCACGTTACGCTTTTATCATTTTAGTGGTGCCCAAAAAAACAATTTAAAAAAAGGCGCACGTATTCGTTGTTATGGCGAGGTACGTCGAGGCCGTGCTGGCCTTGAGCTTTACCACCCTGAATACCAGTTTGTAGAAGACTTACAGGCACTACCCACTGAAGAAACCCTGACCCCCATTTACCCAAGCACCGAAGGGTTAACTCAAGCGCGCTGGCGTCAACTGATGTCACAGGTCATGAGCTTGTTAAAAAAAGGGCGCGCCATTGATGACTTAATTCCTGATGCCATGCTTAACCCCTATCAGCTGCCGGATCTTCGCAGCGCGTTAATGTATTTACACCAGCCCCCCAAAGGGGCCAACTTGCAGGAATTAGAAAACAACCAACACCCAGCGCAAAAACGTTTAATCATGGAAGAACTGCTGGCACACAATTTATCCCTATTAAAAATGCGGGCCACCATACAGTTTGATCACGCGCCGATATTGCCCGAATCAACCCGATTTAAATTGCCTTTTTTATCCAGCTTGCCATTCAAACCCACTAACGCCCAACAACGGGTGGTGCAAGAAATACAGCAAGACTTAAGCAAAGGTTTTCCCATGTTGCGCTTAGTACAAGGGGATGTGGGTTCCGGTAAAACCTTAGTGGCCGCCATGGCAGCATTAAGCGCCCTTGAACAAGGTTACCAAGTGGCATTAATGGCTCCCACCGAGATCCTAGCCGAGCAACACCTTAAGAATTTTCAAAGCTGGTTTGAACCATTAGGGATTTCACTGGCTTGGTTGGCGGGCAAAGTAAAAGGCAAAGCCCGTGAAGCCACCATGGCCGCCATTAAAAGTGGCGATGCGCAATTGGTTATTGGTACCCATGCGTTATTCCAAGACGAGGTGGTTTTTAGCAAGTTAGGTTTGGCCATTATTGATGAACAACATCGCTTTGGAGTGCATCAACGTTTGGCTTTAAAACAAAAAGGCAATGGTTTTAGCCCCCATCAATTGATTATGACGGCAACGCCCATTCCGCGCACCCTAGCCATGACGGCCTATGCGGATTTAGATACCAGCATCATCGATGAACTGCCACCTGGGCGAACCCCTGTGAATACAGTGGCCATCGATCAACACCGCCGTGAACAAGTGGTTGAGCGCATTCGCGGCGCCTGTTTATCAGGCCGCCAAGCTTACTGGGTATGTACCTTAATTGAAGAAAGCGAAGCCCTTGAAGCCCAAGCCGCACAAGTCACCGCCCAAGCCTTACAAGAAGCTCTGCCAGAACTGAAAATCGGCTTGGTACATGGGCGCTTAAAACCCAAAGAAAAAGCCGACATCATGGCTGAGTTCAAACAAGGCGGCATTCATTTACTGGTGGCCACCACCGTTATTGAGGTGGGAGTTGATGTGCCCAACGCCAGTTTAATGATCATCGAAAATCCGGAACGTTTAGGACTTGCTCAATTGCACCAATTACGGGGCCGTGTGGGCCGTGGCACAGCCGAAAGCCATTGTGTGTTGATGTACAATATGCCATTAAGCCAAGCGGGTAAACAGCGTATTCAAGCCATGCGAGATACCACAGACGGCTTTAAAATTGCTGAAATTGATTTACAAATTCGAGGCCCCGGGGAAGTATTGGGTACTCGCCAAACTGGGCTAATGCAAATGCGTATTGCTGATTTACAGCGGGACGGTTATTTATTAGAGGACATCAAACAGTGGGCACAGTTATGCCAACAACACGCGCCTCAGATCATTGAGTTATTGATCAGCCGCTGGCTAGGTGAAAATATTCAGTATGGCCAAGTATAAGTTAGTACTTGGTCCCAAATTCCGCTTTTTTGTTCATGCCCTTGCGAATCATTGCCTATAGTTATCTGTAGAGTCTATGAATCACAGGCATTGTCATGACACTACCTAGCCGCGTTCAGAAAGTTTTAGATGAATGGCAAATCACTTATTCCGTCTCACAACCGAGTCCGTCTATGCCAAGCGAATCCAAACCTGCCAACCCTTTGACCCAATTAGCCATTCTGGAAGACAGCTCTGGACGCATTCAAGTGATTCATCCTGCCAACCGCATCTTAGATTTGAACAAGATGCTGTCTCAAACCACGCGTGAATTTTTCCCAGTAGATAAAGCCAAGGTAGAAAAAATACGCCAAAGTTTAAATCTAGAGGCCATCCCTGCTTTACCGCAAGTAACTGGGCTTGAGACATTTGTGGATGAAGCCCTATTAAAACTAGACAACATAGTGATGCAGCTGGATAAAGACCAAGAGCTGCATATCCCCAAAGATGACTTTCAAACCCTTGTCAGTAGCGCACGTGTGGGTGACTACTGTGTGGATATTCCCAGCGTACTGATTCCTGGAGAGCAATGGCAAAACGCTGATCGCGCCCACATTCATAATGCCATTACCAATTTCACCCAGAAGCGAATTAGTCAACGTATAGAAGAAACCCTCGACATGCCCCCTATGCCAGAAACGGCGCAAAAGATCATTGATTTACGCATGGATGCAGATGCAGAAACAGAGGAGTTAGCAAAGCTCGTTAGTAAAGACCCAGGTTTAACCGCGCAGGTAATCAGCTGGGCTAACAGCCCTTATTACGGTGTCAGTGGCTCAATTACCAATATCGAAGAAGCGGTCATTCGAGTATTGGGTTTTGATTTAGTTATTAATCTGGCCTTAGGGTTATCTCTAGGGCGTACGTTATCTGTGCCTAAAAATGGCCCTCAAGGTTACATCCCTTTCTGGCAGCAAAGTGTTTATACGGCGGCGTTGATGGCGGAATTATGCAGAGCTGTGCCTGTTGATAAACGCCCCACACAAGGGATCGCTTACTTATGTGGTTTGCTGCATAACTTTGGCTACTTGATTTTAGGCCATGTGTTTCCGCCTCATTTTAAAATGATCAATCGTCACATAGATGCCAATCCAAGTATTAATCGCTATTTTATTGAACAGCATTTAATGGGGATTACCCGTGAACAAATCAGT
This genomic window contains:
- the recG gene encoding ATP-dependent DNA helicase RecG, whose product is MSTVLEQSLAHAPVTELKNVGDKLADKLAKLGIHCVQDLLFHLPLRYQDRTRITPIGSLSPNLDVVIEGEIMLADVVFGKRRSLAVRLQDGTGTITLRFYHFSGAQKNNLKKGARIRCYGEVRRGRAGLELYHPEYQFVEDLQALPTEETLTPIYPSTEGLTQARWRQLMSQVMSLLKKGRAIDDLIPDAMLNPYQLPDLRSALMYLHQPPKGANLQELENNQHPAQKRLIMEELLAHNLSLLKMRATIQFDHAPILPESTRFKLPFLSSLPFKPTNAQQRVVQEIQQDLSKGFPMLRLVQGDVGSGKTLVAAMAALSALEQGYQVALMAPTEILAEQHLKNFQSWFEPLGISLAWLAGKVKGKAREATMAAIKSGDAQLVIGTHALFQDEVVFSKLGLAIIDEQHRFGVHQRLALKQKGNGFSPHQLIMTATPIPRTLAMTAYADLDTSIIDELPPGRTPVNTVAIDQHRREQVVERIRGACLSGRQAYWVCTLIEESEALEAQAAQVTAQALQEALPELKIGLVHGRLKPKEKADIMAEFKQGGIHLLVATTVIEVGVDVPNASLMIIENPERLGLAQLHQLRGRVGRGTAESHCVLMYNMPLSQAGKQRIQAMRDTTDGFKIAEIDLQIRGPGEVLGTRQTGLMQMRIADLQRDGYLLEDIKQWAQLCQQHAPQIIELLISRWLGENIQYGQV
- a CDS encoding HDOD domain-containing protein is translated as MTLPSRVQKVLDEWQITYSVSQPSPSMPSESKPANPLTQLAILEDSSGRIQVIHPANRILDLNKMLSQTTREFFPVDKAKVEKIRQSLNLEAIPALPQVTGLETFVDEALLKLDNIVMQLDKDQELHIPKDDFQTLVSSARVGDYCVDIPSVLIPGEQWQNADRAHIHNAITNFTQKRISQRIEETLDMPPMPETAQKIIDLRMDADAETEELAKLVSKDPGLTAQVISWANSPYYGVSGSITNIEEAVIRVLGFDLVINLALGLSLGRTLSVPKNGPQGYIPFWQQSVYTAALMAELCRAVPVDKRPTQGIAYLCGLLHNFGYLILGHVFPPHFKMINRHIDANPSINRYFIEQHLMGITREQISSSLLKQWNLPDEVCLAIRYQNEPEYNGDNSVLSAMLFVSARLLRQQQVNDAPLEPIPDELITRLGLDMTKAEAALEKVMEAKDDLQEMARQLQQSPQ